In Aquila chrysaetos chrysaetos chromosome 2, bAquChr1.4, whole genome shotgun sequence, the following are encoded in one genomic region:
- the LOC115338604 gene encoding cytosolic phospholipase A2 epsilon-like: MHFIKLHHCRWHTEETCHELITQTPRLREGIMRLNPDGEQSTPVTKIESSLCYLLTVRVIRARNIHQADVLSQTDCYVSLWLPTASTDKFQTKPIKNCKDPVWNETFYFRIQSQVKNVLELALYDKDVATQDDHLFTVYFDIAKLSLGEQVFMHFKCDSQRQEELEVGFALDNISGPPETIITNGVLVSRKICSLEVQVVEKKKKKKKKSLSKKEFSFKVQGSYEGTQDIMLGSDLVFSSSSPAKFHYARYKQPTLDVTLPGKKQPPSFHSCVCDTGSANVELHSLPSGKNMILAEDKGFDLYVKAEDCPDQLDVRLGFDLCMQEQDFLCKRRNYVAPALKKVLQLEQDLLDHETPVVAIMTTGGGMRSLTALYGSLRGLKKLNVLDCATYLTGLSGTTWTMSNLYRDADWSQKDLDKQISEARKHMTKCKINSLSLEYLKYYKKQLCQRKREGRKTSFIDLWGLVLESLLHDGKDNHRLSDQQRAIDRGQNPLPIYTAVNVKNNYSTLDFKEWVEFTPYEVGLQKYGAFVRAEDFGSEFFMGRLMKKVPESRICFLEGMWSSLFSLNVLYIWNSSHSSEDFWHRWTRDKIDNIEEEPLLPLKPHELRTRLCTPPGPLSSALRGALTDRPCVAQEHNFLKGFQMHNDYLENKHFCRWKDTVLDTFPNELTQSEEFLSLVDTGFFINTSIMPLLKPERKVDVILHLNYSAGSQIQALDQTCKYCSEQGILFPRVDLSEKDRKNLKECYLFDGAETPGAPVLLFFPLINDTFQKYKAPGQKRSESEMEDGKVDLYGRCSPYSTYSIQYTEKAYDRLVQMGEYNILNNKDLIMQALHTAVARKRQKKK, from the exons atgcatttcatcaAGCTACATCATTGCAGGTGGCACACGGAGGAAACATGCCAC GAGCTGATCACTCAAACCCCTCGGCTAAGAGAAGGAATTATGCGGCTGAATCCTGATGGGGAGCAGTCGACTCCTGTTACAAAG atAGAATCATCTCTGTGTTACTTACTGACTGTAAGAGTCATAAGAGCAAGAAATATCCACCAGGCAGATGTCT TAAGCCAGACTGACTGCTATGTGAGCCTGTGGCTGCCAACTGCTTCAACTGACAAATTTCAGACTAAACCCATCAAGAATTGCAAAGATCCAGTCTGGAATGAAACCTTCTACTTCAGGATCCAGAGTCAGGTCAAG aaTGTGCTGGAGCTAGCGCTCTATGATAAGGACGTGGCTACTCAAGATGACCACCTCTTCACGGTGTACTTCGATATAGCCAAACTTTCCCTGGGAGAGCAAGTCTTCATGCACTTCAAGTGTGATTCACAG agacAAGAGGAGCTAGAGGTGGGATTTGCATTGGATAATAT CTCAGGCCCTCCTGAAACCATCATTACTAATGGAGTGCTAGTG TCTCGCAAAATCTGCAGCTTGGAAGTTCAGGTGGttgagaagaagaagaagaaaaagaagaaatctttatCAA AGAAAGAATTCTCCTTTAAAGTGCAAGGCTCTTACGAGGGCACCCAAGACATTATGCTGGGATCGGATCTGGTCTTcagctcctcctctcctgccaaaTTTCACTATGCCAGATACAAGCAGCCAACGCTGGATGTTACGCTACCAGGGAAGAAACAACCTCCCTCCTTT cacTCCTGTGTGTGTGATACAGGCTCTGCAAACGTGGAACTTCATTCCCTTCCAAGTGGAAAAAACATGATCTTAGCAGAG GATAAAGGATTTGATTTATATGTGAAGGCAGAAGACTG cccagacCAACTGGATGTGCGTTTAGGGTTTGACCTCTGCATGCAGGAGCAAGACTTTCTCTGCAAAAGGCGGAATTATGTTGCTCCTGCTCTGAAGAAGGTCCTGCAGCTGGAACAGGATCTGCTGGACCACGAG ACCCCAGTGGTGGCCATCATGACTACGGGAGGAGGGATGAGATCTTTGACCGCCCTGTATGGCAGCCTGCGGGGGCTCAAGAAACTCAATGTCTTGGACTGTGCCACGTACCTGACCGGCTTGTCTGGTACTACATG GACGATGTCAAACTTGTACAGAGATGCTGACTGGTCACAAAAGGATCTCGACAAGCAAATCAGCGAGGCTCGAAAACATatgacaaaatgcaaaataaattcccTTTCCTTGGAGTATTTGAAGTATTACAAAAAGCAACTGTGTCAACGGAAAAGAGAGGGCCGCAAAACATCTTTTATAGATCTCTGGGGGCTTGTCCTGGAATCTTTGTTGCATGATGGG AAAGACAACCATAGACTCTCTGATCAGCAACGGGCCATTGATCGTGGTCAGAACCCATTGCCTATCTATACTGCAGTCAATGTCAAGAACAACTACAGCACTCTGGATTTCAAAG AATGGGTGGAGTTCACCCCTTACGAGGTGGGATTGCAAAAATATGGAGCTTTTGTTCGTGCTGAGGATTTTGGCAGTGAGTTCTTCATGGGTCGGTTGATGAAGAAGGTCCCTGAATCCCGGATTTGCTTCTTAGAAG GCATGTGGAGTagtttattttcactgaatgTGTTATATATCTGGAATTCATCCCATTCATCGGAAGATTTCTGGCACAGGTGGACCCGGGACAAAATCGACAATATAG AGGAGGAACCCCTCCTACCGCTGAAGCCCCACGAGCTGAGGACTCGCCTGTGCACCCCTCCCGGCCCCCTCAGCAGTGCTCTCCGCGGCGCTCTCACCGACCGCCCCTGTGTTGCCCAGGAGCACAACTTCCTAAAGGGTTTCCAGATGCATAACGACTACCTGGAGAACAAGCACTTCTGCAGATGGAAAG aCACTGTGTTAGACACATTTCCCAACGAGCTGACACAGTCAGAGGAATTTCTGTCTCTGGTAGATACAGGATTTTTCATCAATACAAGCATCATGCCACTTTTAAAACCAGAGAGAAAGGTGGACGTCATCCTGCATTTAAATTACAGTGCAGGATCCCAGATACAG GCTCTGGACCAGACCTGCAAGTactgctcagagcagggaaTCCTTTTTCCCAGGGTGGACTTGAgtgaaaaagacaggaaaaaccTGAAGGAATGTTACCTCTTTGATGGTGCTGAGACTCCAGGAGCGCCAGTACTGCTATTTTTCCCACTGATTAATGATacctttcagaaatacaaagcaCCAG GTCAGAAGCGCTCAGAATCAGAGATGGAAGATGGCAAAGTTGATCTCTATGGCCGCTGTTCCCCTTATTCAACATATTCAATTCAATACACTGAGAAAGCATACGACCGTCTGGTTCAGATGGGTGAATACAACATCCTGAATAACAAAGACCTCATTATGCAGGCCTTGCACACAGCAGTGGCAcggaaaaggcagaaaaagaaataa